One genomic segment of Candidatus Binatia bacterium includes these proteins:
- a CDS encoding aldo/keto reductase → MEYRTLGRSGLQVSVIGLGCDNFGHRCDADQSAAMVHRAMDLGITFFDTADIYGPGGLSEEYLGKALKGGRRLDAVIATKFVGPTGSYTGLLHMGTSRRHIMNAIDGSLRRLGTDHVDLYQVHFPYPGVPMEETLRALDDLVHQGKVRYIGCSNFAAWQVVDA, encoded by the coding sequence GTGGAGTACAGGACTCTCGGTCGTTCAGGACTACAGGTCTCCGTAATCGGGCTCGGGTGCGACAACTTCGGGCACCGCTGTGATGCGGATCAGTCGGCGGCGATGGTCCATCGTGCCATGGACCTCGGGATCACGTTCTTCGATACCGCCGACATCTACGGCCCCGGCGGTCTGTCCGAAGAGTACCTGGGCAAGGCGCTGAAGGGCGGCCGCCGGCTGGACGCGGTGATCGCCACCAAGTTTGTCGGACCCACCGGTTCGTACACCGGGCTCTTGCACATGGGCACGTCGCGACGGCACATCATGAACGCCATCGACGGCAGTCTGCGGCGGCTGGGGACGGATCACGTCGACCTCTATCAGGTCCATTTCCCCTACCCTGGCGTGCCCATGGAGGAGACCTTACGGGCGCTGGACGACCTCGTGCACCAGGGGAAGGTGCGCTACATCGGCTGCTCCAACTTCGCCGCCTGGCAAGTTGTGGACGCG